In Sporosarcina sp. PTS2304, a genomic segment contains:
- a CDS encoding CagC family type IV secretion system protein: MTKQHVKMRFAFGTALALVVCLAVTPEIVFASAGQVQAKLTNAANVVKGILTALVFLVGICAALFIIIKRMPSADDPHEKNEVFKSVGRVCALVGLAAAVIWLLPWVYSLFT; encoded by the coding sequence ATGACAAAACAACACGTAAAAATGCGCTTCGCATTTGGCACAGCTTTGGCTCTGGTGGTTTGTTTAGCAGTTACACCCGAAATCGTTTTCGCCTCAGCTGGACAAGTCCAAGCTAAGCTCACAAATGCAGCCAATGTCGTGAAAGGCATTTTGACAGCGCTTGTGTTTTTAGTCGGGATTTGTGCAGCTTTATTTATTATCATCAAGCGTATGCCTTCAGCAGACGATCCGCACGAGAAAAATGAAGTGTTCAAAAGTGTCGGTCGTGTATGTGCGCTGGTTGGGTTGGCAGCAGCCGTGATATGGCTATTACCATGGGTGTATTCATTGTTCACGTAA
- a CDS encoding IS4 family transposase yields the protein MNKNTTLETLIQKFLSEEELQAILEEFQYEEKARKCTVAVILSYLVHSAANEWKSLRHAADIGESIGLIPVDHSSLSKHLKTLDYAIMKRVMETVIGKLNRAARRKLKLPKALLSIDSTTITVGKNRLPWVLYHGERAGIKLHVGFTNETGMPLHVVETTGLKHDGPIGKELEDERFILVGDRAYFSIDKVDRYLKSDQDFVFRPKDNIHFNRKKSLQGSRPEGSNVTADFTCTLGTPQKQTKNRHRVVQFSDYEGKTISVITSLMGVTAEEVAEMYKSRWAIESFFRWVKHFLSCRIEPARKKMPCSISCSRP from the coding sequence ATGAATAAGAATACCACGCTCGAGACATTGATTCAAAAATTTCTTTCCGAAGAGGAGCTTCAAGCCATTCTGGAAGAGTTTCAGTACGAGGAAAAAGCCCGTAAATGCACGGTAGCCGTGATTCTTTCCTACCTGGTACACTCGGCTGCGAACGAATGGAAAAGTCTTCGTCATGCAGCGGATATCGGTGAAAGCATCGGGCTGATTCCTGTCGATCACTCGTCCCTTTCAAAGCACTTGAAAACACTCGATTACGCCATTATGAAGCGCGTGATGGAAACAGTGATCGGCAAGTTAAACCGAGCAGCCCGCCGCAAGCTAAAACTTCCAAAAGCCCTTCTGTCGATTGATTCGACGACGATTACAGTCGGAAAAAACCGTCTTCCCTGGGTGCTCTATCATGGAGAGCGGGCAGGCATCAAGCTGCACGTTGGCTTTACGAATGAAACGGGTATGCCGCTTCATGTGGTGGAGACGACGGGATTGAAACATGATGGCCCGATCGGAAAAGAGCTGGAAGACGAACGATTTATTTTGGTTGGCGACCGGGCGTATTTTTCGATTGATAAAGTAGACCGGTATCTCAAAAGTGACCAGGATTTTGTCTTCCGTCCGAAGGACAATATCCATTTCAACCGAAAGAAATCACTTCAGGGCAGCCGTCCTGAAGGATCCAACGTGACCGCTGACTTCACCTGCACACTGGGCACGCCGCAGAAACAAACGAAAAACCGGCATCGTGTCGTGCAGTTTTCCGATTATGAAGGAAAAACGATCAGCGTGATCACCAGCCTGATGGGTGTAACCGCCGAAGAAGTAGCCGAGATGTATAAATCGCGTTGGGCGATCGAGTCCTTTTTCCGCTGGGTGAAGCATTTTCTTTCGTGCCGAATAGAACCGGCACGAAAGAAAATGCCGTGTTCAATCAGTTGTTCGCGGCCCTGA
- a CDS encoding conjugal transfer protein yields the protein MNEQKGKKFVFPENVESGYGIFLGITLRELAIYLLPPVVIGFIILALPPHNVWLMLFKLMLILIVLIMILAFLSSRPIRYRKNIRFQDYLKLRTNYKQRQKLFYTRRKKERFFR from the coding sequence ATGAATGAACAGAAAGGAAAGAAGTTTGTTTTTCCGGAAAACGTCGAGTCGGGGTATGGCATATTTCTTGGGATCACATTACGGGAGCTTGCCATTTACCTATTGCCTCCTGTTGTGATTGGATTCATCATTCTTGCGCTACCCCCTCATAATGTGTGGCTCATGCTTTTCAAGTTGATGCTTATTTTAATTGTACTCATTATGATTTTGGCATTTCTCTCCTCTCGCCCGATTCGCTACCGAAAAAACATTCGGTTTCAGGACTATTTGAAATTACGAACGAATTATAAACAGAGACAGAAGCTCTTTTACACGCGAAGGAAGAAGGAGCGTTTCTTTAGATGA
- a CDS encoding ImmA/IrrE family metallo-endopeptidase, which yields MNSCMQEVERLADDYYKKHVSPNTSLMLADVLDEVIARQGIEVIYLSIPKMDGEDRILNGMFFKHTDETVPPKIVINQLDTIRMQNFTLAHEWFHAILESEDLKQYAIQIQSNEELERAGDYFAASILMNQEAFVSYFEIIREQSLELQVFKLADIFKVPYVSVVRRLSELNLTLVATLASLTERELAELRHEQIGESILDSPPKRIQFTQYQQLVKDKVVKGELSNLDAAKKLTRLNPDLSEEYFEKSAGTRDIDQLWDELDEA from the coding sequence ATGAATAGTTGTATGCAAGAAGTCGAACGTTTAGCAGACGATTACTATAAAAAACATGTATCGCCTAATACATCCCTCATGTTAGCAGATGTGTTGGATGAGGTGATCGCAAGACAAGGAATTGAAGTGATCTACCTAAGCATTCCTAAAATGGATGGCGAAGATCGGATTTTAAATGGGATGTTTTTTAAACATACGGACGAAACGGTACCACCCAAAATCGTAATTAATCAATTAGATACCATTCGTATGCAAAATTTCACATTGGCACATGAATGGTTCCATGCCATCTTGGAATCTGAGGATTTGAAGCAGTATGCAATTCAAATTCAATCGAATGAAGAGCTGGAACGTGCAGGTGATTATTTTGCAGCATCTATTCTGATGAATCAAGAGGCGTTTGTTTCTTACTTTGAGATTATCCGCGAACAGTCACTAGAACTGCAAGTATTTAAACTGGCCGATATATTCAAAGTACCGTACGTAAGTGTAGTGAGGAGATTGAGTGAGCTTAATTTAACACTAGTTGCTACGTTGGCATCGCTAACAGAGCGGGAACTTGCTGAACTTCGTCATGAACAAATAGGTGAGTCGATCTTAGATTCTCCTCCCAAACGTATTCAATTCACACAATACCAGCAACTTGTAAAAGATAAAGTGGTAAAGGGAGAACTTTCTAACTTAGATGCAGCGAAAAAACTCACACGCTTAAATCCCGATCTATCCGAAGAATACTTTGAAAAATCGGCAGGTACGAGAGACATCGATCAACTTTGGGATGAGTTGGATGAGGCCTAA
- a CDS encoding recombinase family protein — protein MSRIIGYARVSTEDQNLDLQKIAIEKYAKEQDMDLLLYVEKISTRKRDRTELNYALKAAAPGDRFVVYKLDRLARSTKELYQLTDEMAKRQVDFVSIQDSFDTTTPTGRAMFGMLAEFERDIIQQRTRAGLEAARRRGRVGGRPAIDVDTKRRIVKLFNSGESASDIAKEYGIGRSTVYKIMKESEK, from the coding sequence ATGAGTAGAATTATCGGCTATGCGCGTGTCAGTACCGAAGATCAAAATTTGGACCTTCAAAAGATTGCTATTGAAAAGTATGCCAAGGAGCAAGATATGGATCTCCTTTTATATGTCGAGAAGATTTCAACCCGCAAAAGAGATCGCACCGAATTAAATTATGCCCTTAAAGCTGCTGCTCCTGGCGATCGTTTTGTTGTCTACAAACTAGACAGGCTTGCTCGTAGTACCAAAGAGCTTTATCAATTAACTGACGAAATGGCAAAGCGTCAGGTGGATTTTGTTAGCATTCAGGATAGCTTTGACACAACTACTCCAACTGGACGTGCCATGTTTGGGATGCTTGCCGAGTTCGAGCGCGATATTATCCAACAGCGGACAAGAGCTGGGCTGGAAGCTGCGCGTAGACGTGGGCGCGTCGGGGGACGTCCTGCAATAGATGTTGACACAAAACGCCGTATTGTAAAATTGTTTAACAGTGGCGAAAGTGCCTCAGATATCGCGAAAGAGTATGGAATTGGACGTAGTACGGTTTATAAGATTATGAAAGAAAGTGAAAAGTGA
- a CDS encoding sodium-dependent transporter, whose protein sequence is MKQREQWTSKIGFVLAAAGSAIGLGAIWKFPYMAGTNGGSVFVLLFIICTLLIGLPILLAEFVIGRRGHADAVTSLKKLSTGRSWGWVGWMGLASSFIILSFYSVVGGWILSYLARAFTFALGGLDYGELFNSTIANPWEVLFAQAVFMALTIFIVQSGIRGGIERASRWIMPLLFLSFIVLAIRSLTLDGAMEGVKFLFVPDWSYFNGTTFLVALGQAFFSLSVGVTAMMTYASYLSKEEKLGQSAFNVSILNIGISILAGLVIFPAVFALGHSPAAGPGLIFVILPAIFNEIPFGSIFLIIFFFLLLFATLTSAIAMLEIVVSTGIRKKHDRRKRASWVFGGLIFLVGIPSALSFGLLSDVQIFGNSIFDFADILTSRIAMPIGALAVSLFAGFVLTKEDTAEELRMNPALHSLWKIIVRYFAPLAIIVIFITWIIGM, encoded by the coding sequence ATGAAACAGCGTGAACAATGGACATCCAAGATTGGATTTGTACTAGCAGCTGCCGGTAGCGCCATCGGTTTAGGTGCTATTTGGAAGTTTCCTTATATGGCCGGAACAAATGGCGGCAGCGTATTTGTGCTGTTGTTTATCATTTGTACGTTATTGATTGGATTACCTATTTTACTAGCAGAGTTCGTCATTGGTCGAAGAGGACATGCCGACGCGGTGACTTCTTTGAAAAAGCTATCTACTGGTCGTAGTTGGGGATGGGTCGGCTGGATGGGACTCGCTTCTTCTTTTATTATTTTGTCCTTTTATAGTGTGGTCGGTGGCTGGATTTTATCCTATTTAGCTCGAGCTTTTACATTTGCATTAGGCGGTCTAGATTACGGTGAACTTTTCAATTCAACTATTGCGAATCCTTGGGAAGTATTATTTGCACAAGCAGTATTTATGGCATTGACAATCTTCATCGTACAAAGTGGAATTCGCGGGGGAATTGAACGGGCGAGTCGTTGGATTATGCCTTTACTGTTCTTATCCTTTATTGTATTGGCCATTCGATCCTTAACTTTGGACGGCGCAATGGAAGGCGTGAAATTTTTATTTGTTCCTGATTGGAGCTATTTCAATGGGACTACATTTCTCGTCGCTCTCGGCCAAGCCTTTTTCTCTTTAAGTGTAGGTGTTACTGCCATGATGACTTATGCTTCATATCTTTCAAAAGAAGAGAAGTTAGGCCAATCAGCATTTAATGTTTCCATATTGAATATAGGAATATCTATTTTAGCAGGACTGGTTATTTTTCCAGCCGTCTTCGCATTAGGGCACTCCCCTGCAGCTGGGCCTGGGTTGATTTTCGTTATTTTGCCTGCGATCTTCAATGAAATTCCATTCGGTAGTATCTTTTTAATCATTTTCTTCTTCCTTCTGTTGTTTGCGACACTTACTTCAGCGATTGCTATGTTAGAAATCGTTGTCTCTACAGGAATTCGTAAAAAGCATGATAGAAGAAAAAGAGCTTCTTGGGTATTTGGAGGATTAATCTTTCTAGTAGGAATTCCGAGCGCGTTGTCATTTGGTTTATTATCAGATGTACAGATTTTTGGAAATTCTATATTTGATTTCGCAGATATTCTGACGAGTCGAATTGCTATGCCGATCGGTGCGCTTGCTGTGTCGTTATTTGCAGGTTTTGTATTGACCAAAGAGGATACAGCCGAAGAGTTGCGAATGAATCCAGCTCTTCACTCGTTATGGAAAATAATTGTACGTTATTTTGCTCCGCTCGCTATTATCGTCATATTCATCACATGGATTATAGGAATGTAA
- a CDS encoding DUF4885 family protein, whose product MNITGNNSILTNAQSQVQSKNISKNNDQTTIQSTNDMTTESDRRMKILDEKYSKINEQNKRFENPHNHIFDKYRNKDSPYFRSDLTKKEREAAYSMEMSWANSGTGGQYNFNDAAFRNERPYDPTQESAERKVFNRQKVNGQLQDLFSTNGINIPLNTNLRFTIDPDNFKLTVNRSEDETLVSQLENLLNTNNNARELFFHIMKSRSDDSTQFTPKSLEKFRLVNQIKTVTGYDLKELELVDDKFITKSGTDIFEIYKEQLLKNPYTAKHANIAASHYGSQLHELAKNGFDSIPDLILSIDYKNGSLNDID is encoded by the coding sequence ATGAATATTACAGGAAACAATTCAATACTTACAAATGCTCAAAGCCAAGTTCAAAGTAAAAACATTTCCAAGAACAACGATCAAACTACCATTCAAAGCACGAATGATATGACAACTGAATCTGATCGTCGAATGAAAATATTAGACGAAAAGTACAGTAAAATTAATGAGCAAAATAAAAGATTTGAAAATCCACATAACCATATATTTGATAAATATCGCAACAAAGATTCTCCTTATTTCAGAAGTGACTTGACAAAAAAGGAAAGAGAAGCTGCTTATAGCATGGAAATGAGCTGGGCAAACAGTGGAACTGGAGGTCAATATAACTTCAATGACGCTGCCTTCCGTAATGAACGGCCATACGATCCTACACAAGAAAGCGCAGAGCGAAAAGTGTTTAATCGACAAAAAGTCAATGGACAATTACAGGATTTATTTTCAACAAACGGAATCAATATTCCTCTTAACACAAATTTACGATTTACAATAGACCCCGATAATTTCAAGCTAACAGTGAATAGATCAGAAGATGAAACACTGGTGAGTCAACTGGAAAATTTATTAAATACAAACAACAATGCAAGAGAATTATTTTTCCATATAATGAAAAGCAGATCCGACGACTCTACCCAGTTCACGCCGAAAAGCCTTGAAAAGTTTCGGCTTGTCAATCAAATAAAAACAGTTACAGGGTATGATTTAAAAGAATTGGAGCTTGTTGACGATAAATTTATAACAAAAAGCGGCACGGACATTTTTGAGATATACAAAGAACAACTCCTTAAAAATCCGTACACAGCAAAACATGCCAACATAGCAGCTTCGCATTATGGTTCTCAATTGCATGAACTTGCAAAGAATGGTTTTGATTCTATCCCAGACTTAATTTTGTCTATTGACTATAAAAACGGATCTTTAAACGATATAGACTAA
- a CDS encoding helix-turn-helix domain-containing protein: protein MDFKHMASLLNQWMEENQMTKTKMAQLMDISEALLRALLKGDRRITSERLTQFAEITNIPRASLLGLSDKELFAGYSVIPRGGTELSTANKHQIQQIALLLNEYESFK, encoded by the coding sequence ATGGACTTTAAACATATGGCATCATTACTGAATCAATGGATGGAAGAAAATCAAATGACGAAAACAAAAATGGCGCAATTGATGGATATAAGCGAAGCGCTTTTACGTGCGCTTTTAAAAGGTGATCGTCGCATTACATCTGAGCGTCTAACACAGTTCGCAGAAATCACAAACATTCCACGGGCATCATTATTAGGATTATCGGATAAGGAGTTATTTGCAGGCTATAGTGTCATTCCGCGTGGAGGCACAGAACTCTCTACCGCAAATAAGCATCAAATTCAGCAGATTGCCTTGCTTTTAAATGAGTACGAAAGCTTCAAATAA
- a CDS encoding ArdC family protein, producing MPLQPNKYEARTKELTARLEEQLPQFANQDDFKRYLHFMANMRQYSIDNQILVFMQDPRATYIAGFQAWKKHQRFVQKGEKGIQIRAPIFEQRPVLDPVTNQPIYEDGKTKMDIVLVRYKWVTVFDIAQTEGKPLKVTRDFVNERFQTDEDATALYENLKNYLTQFKQLQVSEKPYSIQEEGRGYYVPSTNKIVVNATENNPVAKLSTLIHELAHAQLHGRGGHYTEASRAHKEAQAESVACATMAYLGFDTSHFSLGYIATWAKDTELMKQALTDIQATLEKTLATIDIVLHPQLYEQLQQVVQNPMQSQAVVQVDQLAKSLPAFQYVKGPVTAVEVFDARYNGFEIAKYDHQVKQLRNERGEAITGKMLKGKEIILMNVIDQHPAAANMYKSFSEQFALREVQEPAPSIELYHKATNRPIVDYQDVKEAKASFLRVAESENHMVSAYAYGKEKLHHFKPILENEQGKIERFQGTKKITVTHAEMKSEELNIRKEKSQTLGN from the coding sequence ATGCCCCTGCAACCGAATAAATATGAAGCGCGCACAAAAGAGTTAACAGCTAGATTAGAAGAACAATTGCCCCAATTTGCGAATCAAGACGATTTCAAACGCTATTTGCATTTCATGGCGAATATGCGTCAGTATTCGATTGACAATCAAATTTTAGTTTTTATGCAAGATCCGAGAGCAACGTATATTGCAGGGTTTCAAGCATGGAAAAAACACCAGCGATTTGTGCAGAAAGGCGAGAAAGGGATTCAAATTCGTGCGCCCATTTTTGAACAACGCCCTGTTTTGGATCCAGTGACCAATCAGCCCATATACGAAGATGGGAAAACGAAAATGGATATTGTATTGGTCCGTTATAAGTGGGTAACGGTGTTTGATATTGCGCAGACGGAAGGAAAGCCATTAAAAGTAACGCGAGACTTTGTAAATGAGCGTTTTCAAACGGATGAAGATGCGACAGCCTTATATGAAAACCTGAAAAATTATTTAACCCAGTTTAAGCAGTTGCAAGTGTCAGAAAAACCATACTCGATTCAAGAAGAAGGGCGAGGGTATTATGTACCTTCGACAAATAAAATTGTCGTCAATGCAACGGAGAACAATCCTGTTGCAAAGTTAAGCACGCTCATTCATGAGCTTGCTCATGCCCAGCTGCATGGTCGTGGTGGGCATTATACGGAGGCGAGCCGTGCGCATAAAGAGGCGCAAGCAGAATCAGTGGCATGTGCAACGATGGCTTATTTAGGCTTTGATACGAGCCACTTTTCGTTAGGGTATATTGCGACATGGGCGAAAGATACGGAGCTGATGAAACAAGCATTGACGGATATCCAGGCGACACTTGAAAAGACCTTAGCCACGATTGACATCGTCCTACATCCCCAATTGTACGAACAACTGCAGCAAGTCGTTCAAAACCCGATGCAGTCGCAAGCAGTTGTTCAGGTTGATCAGTTGGCCAAGTCATTGCCTGCTTTCCAATATGTTAAAGGTCCAGTTACAGCCGTTGAAGTATTTGATGCACGATATAACGGATTTGAAATTGCAAAATATGATCATCAAGTGAAGCAATTAAGGAACGAGAGGGGCGAAGCAATTACTGGAAAGATGTTGAAAGGGAAAGAAATCATTTTGATGAATGTCATTGATCAGCATCCGGCTGCAGCAAACATGTATAAGAGTTTTTCCGAGCAATTTGCCCTTCGTGAAGTACAAGAACCGGCACCGAGTATAGAGCTGTATCATAAAGCGACGAATCGGCCAATTGTAGATTATCAGGATGTAAAGGAGGCAAAGGCTTCGTTTCTTCGCGTCGCGGAGTCTGAAAATCATATGGTGAGTGCGTATGCTTATGGAAAGGAGAAGTTGCATCATTTTAAACCGATACTGGAGAACGAGCAGGGAAAGATTGAACGGTTTCAGGGAACAAAAAAAATAACTGTTACCCATGCCGAAATGAAATCCGAGGAATTAAATATACGAAAGGAAAAAAGTCAAACCCTTGGAAATTGA